A single region of the Desulfobaculum xiamenense genome encodes:
- a CDS encoding DUF2156 domain-containing protein produces MASIFTPISLDGQAEYLRRFAACPQKASDYSFVNIWGWAEEYGLEWHFGEHLVWIRQTRPESVCWAPVGPWTDVDWSRCPVFSASGGRYIRVPELLAEIWTGAYGGRVDLAETRDHWDYLYDVRELVDLKGNRFHKKKNLLSQFVKKYDHVYHSMTPDCVEAALDMQLEWLSWRDEESQQTLAAENRAITRVLTGWDSLCGVFGGVIEVEGAQAAYTVAERLSDDTLVIHFEKGHTHFKGIYQAINQMFLASDANGYVFVNREQDLGDPGLRKAKESYNPVGFLRKFEARVR; encoded by the coding sequence ATGGCCTCGATCTTCACTCCGATCAGTCTCGACGGTCAGGCCGAATACCTGCGGCGCTTCGCCGCGTGCCCCCAGAAGGCCTCGGACTACAGCTTCGTCAACATCTGGGGCTGGGCCGAGGAATACGGCCTCGAATGGCATTTCGGCGAGCATCTCGTTTGGATCAGGCAGACCCGGCCGGAATCGGTCTGCTGGGCACCAGTCGGCCCATGGACCGACGTGGACTGGTCGCGCTGTCCCGTGTTCAGCGCTTCGGGCGGGCGCTACATCCGCGTTCCCGAACTTCTCGCCGAAATATGGACCGGCGCATACGGCGGGCGTGTGGACCTCGCTGAGACCCGCGATCACTGGGACTATCTCTACGACGTGCGCGAGCTGGTGGACCTGAAGGGCAACCGCTTCCACAAGAAGAAGAACCTGCTCAGCCAGTTCGTGAAGAAGTACGACCATGTCTACCACTCCATGACGCCGGACTGCGTGGAGGCCGCGCTGGACATGCAGCTCGAGTGGCTTTCGTGGCGCGACGAGGAATCCCAGCAGACGCTTGCCGCCGAGAACCGCGCCATCACCCGCGTGCTCACCGGGTGGGACTCCCTGTGCGGCGTGTTCGGCGGCGTCATCGAAGTCGAAGGGGCGCAGGCCGCCTACACCGTTGCCGAACGCCTTTCTGACGACACCCTCGTCATCCATTTCGAGAAGGGACACACCCATTTCAAGGGTATCTATCAGGCCATCAACCAGATGTTTCTCGCCTCGGACGCGAACGGTTACGTCTTCGTCAACCGCGAGCAGGACCTCGGCGATCCTGGCCTGCGCAAGGCCAAGGAATCCTATAATCCCGTCGGCTTCCTGCGGAAGTTCGAGGCCCGCGTCCGCTAG
- a CDS encoding MATE family efflux transporter, translating to MTDATPYRTIWKLSWPQIIMMFFHFWIGFIDVYVAGKLDSRVQAALGIITSCLFFLLVIAVSVANGSVAAISQSEGGGLHRRARRYVGLCLELALAGGIVIMGAGLLLRDQMLAALRVPQEISAITGDFLQVYALLLPPYYLLLITNAVFRARKEVMYPLYAMIMITVVNTVADFGLGLGLWGLPNLGHKGLAWATFWSVSAGTALNLYRMWRKGMLDADVFPPLRWIRRALPYLFRVAWPSGLMQILWQTGYLVLFAITASLPVGNIDALAGMTAGIRVESLLFLPGFAFNMTASVLVGNSLGAGRPDEARRYGLRIWAIGATAMSLVSLVVWQFVRPLAAFLTPEAAVQAQMIDYLLYNMLAIPFTLTSMILGGAFNGAGATWYNMWIFAVTVWCLRLPMAYTLGHHVLGNATGVWMSQLASQMVQAGLLFYFFTFGNWQRFAMVRRRERNGQQGASVAGTPLGTNGANLRK from the coding sequence ATGACCGACGCCACTCCCTACCGTACCATCTGGAAGCTCTCGTGGCCCCAGATCATCATGATGTTCTTCCATTTCTGGATCGGCTTCATCGACGTCTACGTCGCCGGAAAGCTCGATTCGCGGGTGCAGGCGGCGCTTGGCATCATCACCTCGTGCCTGTTCTTTCTGCTGGTCATCGCGGTGAGCGTGGCCAACGGCTCCGTGGCGGCCATCAGCCAGTCCGAGGGCGGCGGCCTGCACCGTCGCGCGCGGCGCTACGTGGGGCTATGCCTTGAGCTGGCGCTGGCTGGCGGCATCGTCATTATGGGCGCGGGGCTACTCCTGCGCGACCAGATGCTCGCCGCGCTTCGCGTGCCGCAGGAGATTTCCGCCATTACCGGCGACTTCCTGCAGGTCTACGCGCTGCTTCTGCCGCCGTACTATCTGCTGCTCATCACCAATGCCGTGTTTCGGGCGCGCAAGGAGGTCATGTACCCCCTGTACGCAATGATAATGATCACCGTGGTGAACACCGTGGCGGACTTCGGGTTGGGCCTCGGCCTGTGGGGGCTGCCCAATCTCGGGCACAAGGGACTGGCGTGGGCGACCTTCTGGTCCGTCAGCGCTGGCACGGCGCTAAACCTCTACCGCATGTGGCGCAAGGGCATGCTCGATGCCGACGTCTTTCCGCCGCTGCGCTGGATTCGCCGCGCGCTGCCGTACCTGTTCCGCGTGGCGTGGCCCTCGGGCCTGATGCAGATTCTGTGGCAGACGGGATACCTCGTGCTCTTCGCCATCACCGCCAGTCTGCCCGTGGGCAACATCGACGCGCTGGCGGGCATGACGGCGGGCATCCGCGTGGAGTCGCTCCTGTTCCTGCCCGGTTTCGCCTTCAACATGACGGCCAGCGTGCTGGTGGGCAATTCCCTCGGCGCGGGGCGGCCGGACGAGGCCCGGCGCTACGGCCTGCGCATCTGGGCCATCGGGGCCACGGCCATGAGCCTCGTATCCCTCGTGGTCTGGCAGTTCGTGCGGCCGCTGGCGGCGTTCCTCACTCCCGAGGCAGCCGTGCAGGCCCAGATGATCGACTATCTGCTCTACAACATGCTGGCCATCCCCTTCACCCTGACCAGCATGATCCTCGGCGGGGCCTTCAACGGCGCGGGTGCCACGTGGTACAACATGTGGATATTCGCGGTGACCGTGTGGTGCCTGCGGCTGCCCATGGCCTATACGCTGGGGCATCACGTCCTCGGCAACGCCACGGGCGTGTGGATGTCGCAATTGGCGTCGCAGATGGTGCAGGCGGGTCTGCTTTTCTATTTCTTCACCTTCGGCAACTGGCAGCGCTTCGCAATGGTGCGCCGCCGGGAACGCAATGGCCAGCAGGGTGCCAGCGTCGCGGGGACGCCCCTTGGCACCAACGGCGCGAATCTCAGGAAGTAA
- a CDS encoding MerR family transcriptional regulator: protein MGYTVGRLAGKFGLARSTLLYYERIGLLAPSERTAAGYRLYSAEDAARLSRICRFRDAGVPLREIADILVGSQSDLSVILETRLRALDQELERIRFQQEFIARLLRNREILEDASERDEETWQKAIRASGLTDESIRRWHEEFASADPEGHRAFLRALGYPVDENDLIQTLGKAPHHLRRINIMSERFMEIFMETLSPLTLQGPSGREHTLRALRMIPELPQRPRIADIGCGTGLAALILAQETDGVIEALDSHKPFLERLESAAAAKGLTERIKIIHGDMAALPFAPESLDVIWAEGSAFIIGFDRALEEWRPLLKDGGCLCISELAWLTDNPSREAAEYWQGVYPEMRTINALKQAIAERGYTVIGSFTLAESAWRDYYAPFPKRLAEQRLKYAGDEEALAVLDNFQAELDAFEKFREFYGYEFLVARKAD, encoded by the coding sequence ATGGGATACACGGTTGGACGACTCGCCGGGAAATTCGGGCTCGCCCGCAGCACGCTGCTCTACTATGAGCGCATTGGCCTGTTGGCGCCGTCCGAGAGAACGGCGGCGGGGTACAGGCTCTATTCGGCCGAAGACGCCGCGCGGCTTTCGCGCATCTGCCGCTTTCGCGACGCGGGTGTTCCCCTGCGGGAAATCGCGGATATCCTCGTCGGTTCGCAGTCCGATCTGTCCGTCATCCTCGAAACGCGGCTTCGGGCGCTCGATCAGGAGCTGGAGCGTATCCGCTTCCAGCAGGAGTTCATCGCCCGGCTGCTGCGCAACAGGGAGATTCTGGAAGACGCCTCGGAGCGTGACGAGGAAACGTGGCAAAAGGCCATTCGTGCTTCGGGGCTTACCGACGAATCCATCCGCCGCTGGCACGAGGAATTCGCGTCGGCAGACCCCGAGGGCCATCGGGCCTTTCTGCGGGCGCTCGGATATCCAGTGGACGAGAACGACCTGATCCAGACACTCGGCAAGGCACCCCATCATTTGAGGAGAATCAACATCATGAGCGAACGCTTCATGGAAATATTCATGGAAACCCTGTCCCCGCTGACCCTTCAGGGGCCGAGCGGCAGGGAGCATACCCTGCGCGCCCTGCGCATGATTCCGGAGCTGCCGCAGCGTCCGCGCATCGCCGACATCGGCTGCGGAACCGGACTTGCCGCACTCATCCTCGCGCAGGAGACCGACGGCGTCATTGAGGCCCTCGACAGCCACAAACCCTTTCTGGAGCGGCTGGAATCCGCTGCTGCGGCCAAGGGGCTGACCGAGCGCATCAAGATCATCCATGGCGACATGGCGGCCCTGCCCTTTGCGCCGGAAAGTCTCGACGTCATCTGGGCCGAAGGCTCCGCCTTCATCATCGGCTTCGATAGGGCGCTCGAAGAGTGGCGTCCGCTGCTTAAGGACGGCGGCTGCCTGTGCATCTCGGAACTGGCGTGGCTGACGGACAATCCGTCGCGCGAGGCGGCCGAGTACTGGCAGGGCGTCTATCCCGAGATGCGCACTATCAACGCGCTGAAGCAGGCCATCGCTGAGCGCGGGTACACGGTGATCGGTTCCTTCACGTTGGCCGAATCCGCGTGGCGGGACTACTACGCGCCGTTCCCCAAGCGTCTGGCGGAGCAGCGCCTCAAGTACGCCGGTGACGAGGAAGCTCTGGCCGTTCTCGACAACTTCCAGGCGGAACTCGACGCCTTCGAGAAGTTCCGGGAGTTCTACGGCTACGAGTTCCTCGTGGCGCGAAAGGCCGACTAG
- a CDS encoding Hsp20/alpha crystallin family protein, with translation MVIDFGTLYDFPRDLNRFFEEMMQPISISQRRTSYPPVNVSEDANALYIHACVPGIAMDELDITVTENDLVIKGVRKADEGRYYRQERGLGAFQRIFNITTNIDRDNVKATLKNGILEIVLPKAEAVKPRKISISA, from the coding sequence ATGGTAATTGATTTTGGAACCCTCTATGATTTTCCGCGAGACCTGAACCGCTTCTTCGAGGAAATGATGCAGCCCATCTCCATTAGCCAACGGCGCACATCATATCCTCCGGTGAATGTGTCGGAAGACGCAAACGCCCTCTATATCCATGCATGCGTTCCCGGCATTGCAATGGACGAACTCGACATTACAGTGACCGAAAACGATCTGGTCATCAAGGGCGTGCGCAAGGCCGACGAGGGCCGGTACTACCGGCAGGAACGCGGACTCGGCGCATTCCAGCGCATATTCAACATCACGACCAACATCGATCGTGACAACGTGAAGGCAACCCTGAAGAACGGCATACTGGAAATCGTCCTGCCCAAGGCCGAAGCCGTGAAGCCCCGCAAGATTTCCATCAGCGCCTAG
- a CDS encoding Hsp20/alpha crystallin family protein: MSNEVEKKNERELERHLPATDILERKDGWHMVLDMPGVEPDGLSIDLQDREIVVHGKSTYAPPAGEMHRTEFGAVEYARSFSLTDEVDRDKIKAVLKDGVLDLFLPRAEKTMPRKIEIKAG; encoded by the coding sequence ATGTCGAACGAAGTTGAAAAGAAGAACGAAAGAGAACTGGAGCGCCACCTTCCGGCGACGGATATCCTCGAACGCAAGGACGGCTGGCATATGGTACTGGACATGCCCGGCGTTGAGCCGGATGGACTGTCCATCGACCTTCAGGACCGCGAAATCGTGGTCCACGGAAAAAGCACCTACGCGCCGCCCGCTGGCGAAATGCATCGCACGGAATTCGGTGCCGTGGAATACGCGCGGAGCTTCTCCCTCACCGACGAGGTGGACCGCGACAAGATCAAGGCCGTACTCAAGGACGGCGTGCTCGATCTCTTCCTGCCCAGAGCCGAAAAGACCATGCCTCGGAAGATCGAGATCAAGGCGGGCTAA
- a CDS encoding dual specificity protein phosphatase family protein — protein sequence MAYEVNWVTDHLAVGGAPMSYDALGALKAQGIDAILNLCGEFCDLHWIEADEGFDVYYFPIPDEETPDLGELEKALEWLDESIYLGKKVLIHCRHGIGRTGTVLNAYLLRKGLGHKLANRTLKGLRSKPQNFDQWRFVRRYGKKEGQLTIREPSLEMRHLVDLIPFFKDYERIVTSVDDLVGEGGQDGLCGRGHSRCCTRLVMLPLIEAVYVNHAMNMTLSQTERQAAIEAGAEAGKRLRGFGYMRDDPGSLTEGIRAAYEGAGLACPLNELGECRIFERRPLHCRLADLPAGKADDPLVTTVVPAALSTVSASLFFAFTSEFPSGAPMRFALADVISGKFVQTFFHHLMHAAARGPVPGKS from the coding sequence ATGGCGTACGAAGTGAACTGGGTAACGGATCATTTGGCGGTGGGCGGAGCGCCCATGTCGTACGATGCGCTTGGCGCGCTAAAGGCGCAGGGCATCGACGCGATCCTGAACCTGTGCGGCGAGTTCTGCGACCTGCACTGGATCGAGGCCGATGAGGGCTTCGACGTCTACTATTTTCCCATCCCGGACGAGGAGACGCCGGACCTTGGCGAGCTTGAGAAGGCGCTGGAGTGGCTGGACGAGTCCATCTACCTTGGCAAGAAGGTGCTCATCCATTGTCGCCATGGAATAGGGCGCACGGGCACGGTGCTCAACGCCTATCTGCTGCGCAAGGGGCTTGGGCACAAGCTGGCGAACCGTACGCTGAAGGGCTTGCGATCCAAGCCGCAGAATTTCGACCAGTGGCGTTTCGTGCGGCGCTACGGCAAGAAGGAGGGCCAACTGACCATCCGCGAGCCGTCCCTCGAAATGCGGCATCTGGTGGACCTCATTCCATTTTTCAAGGATTATGAACGCATCGTGACCAGCGTGGACGATCTGGTGGGCGAGGGCGGGCAGGACGGGCTGTGCGGGCGCGGGCATTCGCGCTGCTGCACGCGTCTGGTGATGCTGCCGCTCATCGAGGCGGTGTACGTGAATCACGCCATGAACATGACCCTGTCGCAGACGGAGCGACAGGCGGCCATTGAGGCCGGGGCCGAGGCGGGGAAGCGTCTGCGGGGCTTTGGATACATGCGTGATGATCCGGGATCGCTGACGGAGGGGATTCGTGCGGCCTACGAGGGGGCGGGGCTGGCCTGTCCGCTCAACGAATTAGGCGAGTGCCGCATCTTCGAACGCCGACCGCTGCATTGCCGTCTGGCGGACCTTCCGGCCGGAAAGGCGGATGATCCGCTGGTGACGACGGTGGTCCCTGCGGCACTGTCCACGGTGTCGGCCAGCCTGTTCTTCGCCTTCACGTCGGAATTCCCGTCAGGCGCGCCGATGCGTTTCGCGCTGGCGGACGTGATTTCAGGGAAGTTCGTGCAGACCTTCTTTCATCATCTCATGCATGCCGCGGCTCGCGGTCCTGTTCCCGGAAAATCCTGA
- a CDS encoding PEP/pyruvate-binding domain-containing protein has translation MNIELSELFRHWTYQVFAPGTLLRKKYEAFKNLLDIDRTCLRRIAELEELYYGRVPADWARVTMLTRALSADVKAITSELMRMRPGHYLDLPDYRRKIDFYLSMQTEPPDFDFAPPYAIALSEAHLCPDEAGNKAARLSGLAEVEDLPVPGGFVITTRAFHYFIEYNELRPRIETLLSKVTLDSPGFVMDICEEIQRLVMEAEVPPAVEREYREHALALAASRGGGIKLAVRSSAVGEDTEASFAGQYDSILGVSLSDLSSAYRKVLASKYSPKAVTYRIRYGMPDMQTPMAVLVLEMIDARTSGVVYTRDPAAPEADTLAVYAVEGIARSLVDGSSSPHVTTLSRTNPPAVLSRTCGGAAPQVVSGAIPDGDECLADEYAETLARWGLALEDAFGGPQDIEWCMDRLGSLCMIQCRPLAILPPSESHAPEAAVEVSVEPVLSGVGASPGIGIGTVCRPPRVTELDDIPEGCVLVADTLAPVFASVLERLSAVVTDTGSKASHFASVAREFGLPVIVDAKFATRALTDGMTVTVDADAGRVYPGSIEALAIRAAKRAADRTTPFHRRLRKVMDYISPLNLTDPDAENFAPKGCRTMHDIVRFCHEKAVAEMFSLVNKGGRGLAQAKILEGGLPLVMHILDLGGGLTPQARDATVVDPCHFASEAMSALWEGLNHPDIQWDGSLLAFDWEEFDRMSAGIVGLKSKLLSSYVILARDYMHTLLRFGYHFAVLDTMCTDHSDSNYINFRFKGGGAEMGQRRLRLAFVDKVLRDAGFTVRITGDMLEANLARAPRPRIELNLTLLGMLLGKTRLLDMALTGDEQVQQLVDEFLESV, from the coding sequence ATGAATATCGAACTCAGCGAACTGTTCCGGCATTGGACCTATCAGGTCTTCGCTCCGGGCACGCTGTTGCGCAAGAAGTACGAGGCCTTCAAGAACCTCCTCGACATCGACCGCACCTGCCTGCGGCGCATCGCGGAGCTGGAGGAACTCTACTATGGCCGCGTGCCCGCGGACTGGGCGCGCGTGACCATGCTCACCCGCGCCCTGTCTGCGGACGTCAAGGCCATCACCAGCGAGTTGATGCGCATGCGCCCCGGCCATTACCTTGACCTGCCCGACTACCGGCGCAAGATAGACTTCTACCTGTCCATGCAGACCGAGCCGCCGGACTTCGATTTCGCGCCGCCGTACGCCATTGCACTGTCCGAGGCGCATCTCTGCCCCGACGAGGCGGGCAACAAGGCGGCGCGCCTGTCCGGACTGGCCGAGGTGGAGGACCTGCCCGTGCCGGGCGGTTTCGTCATCACCACCCGCGCCTTCCATTATTTCATCGAGTACAACGAACTGCGCCCGCGCATTGAGACGCTGCTGTCCAAGGTCACCCTCGATTCGCCCGGCTTCGTCATGGACATTTGCGAGGAGATACAGCGCCTCGTCATGGAAGCCGAGGTGCCGCCTGCGGTGGAGAGGGAATACCGCGAGCACGCGCTGGCGCTGGCCGCATCGCGCGGGGGCGGGATCAAGCTCGCCGTGCGGTCCTCCGCCGTCGGGGAGGACACCGAGGCGTCCTTCGCCGGGCAGTACGACAGCATCCTTGGCGTGTCCCTCTCGGACCTTTCGTCGGCCTACCGCAAGGTGCTTGCCAGCAAGTATTCGCCTAAGGCCGTCACCTACCGCATCCGTTACGGCATGCCCGACATGCAGACCCCCATGGCCGTGCTCGTCCTCGAAATGATCGACGCGCGCACCAGCGGCGTGGTCTACACCCGCGACCCCGCCGCTCCCGAGGCCGACACCCTTGCCGTCTATGCCGTGGAGGGCATCGCCCGCTCGCTCGTGGACGGAAGCTCCTCTCCGCACGTGACTACGCTCTCTCGCACCAATCCGCCCGCCGTCCTTTCCCGGACCTGCGGCGGCGCGGCTCCGCAGGTGGTCAGCGGCGCGATTCCCGACGGAGACGAATGCCTCGCTGACGAATACGCCGAGACGCTCGCCCGCTGGGGCCTCGCGCTGGAGGACGCCTTCGGCGGACCGCAGGACATCGAGTGGTGCATGGACCGGCTCGGTTCGCTGTGCATGATCCAGTGCCGACCGTTGGCCATCCTGCCTCCATCGGAGTCGCATGCGCCGGAGGCCGCCGTCGAAGTGTCCGTCGAACCCGTCCTCTCCGGAGTGGGAGCCAGCCCGGGCATCGGCATCGGGACGGTATGCCGTCCCCCGCGCGTGACGGAACTCGACGACATTCCCGAGGGCTGTGTGCTCGTGGCAGATACCCTCGCCCCGGTGTTCGCCAGCGTGCTCGAACGTCTTTCTGCCGTGGTCACTGACACGGGGTCCAAGGCCAGTCATTTCGCCTCCGTGGCCCGCGAGTTCGGCCTGCCCGTCATCGTGGACGCCAAGTTCGCCACCCGTGCCCTCACCGATGGTATGACCGTTACCGTGGATGCCGATGCCGGACGCGTCTACCCCGGAAGCATCGAGGCACTGGCCATTCGCGCGGCCAAACGTGCAGCGGACCGGACCACGCCGTTTCATCGGCGGCTGCGCAAGGTCATGGATTACATTTCGCCCCTCAATCTCACGGACCCGGACGCAGAGAACTTCGCACCCAAGGGGTGCCGCACCATGCACGACATCGTGCGTTTCTGCCACGAGAAGGCCGTGGCCGAGATGTTCTCCCTCGTGAACAAGGGCGGGCGCGGACTTGCGCAGGCCAAGATTCTCGAAGGCGGTCTGCCGCTGGTCATGCACATTCTCGACCTTGGCGGCGGGCTCACCCCGCAGGCGCGCGACGCAACCGTCGTCGATCCCTGCCATTTCGCCAGCGAGGCCATGAGTGCCCTGTGGGAAGGCTTGAACCACCCCGACATCCAGTGGGACGGCAGCCTTCTCGCTTTCGACTGGGAGGAGTTCGACCGCATGAGCGCCGGCATCGTCGGCCTCAAGTCCAAACTCCTGTCGAGCTACGTCATTCTCGCCCGCGACTACATGCACACCCTGCTGCGCTTCGGTTACCACTTCGCCGTGCTCGACACCATGTGCACCGACCATTCCGACTCCAACTACATCAACTTCCGCTTCAAGGGCGGTGGTGCGGAAATGGGCCAGCGCAGGCTGCGGCTGGCCTTCGTGGACAAGGTCCTGCGCGACGCGGGCTTTACCGTGCGTATCACCGGCGACATGCTCGAAGCTAACCTCGCCCGCGCCCCACGCCCGCGTATCGAATTGAACCTTACGTTGCTCGGCATGCTCCTCGGCAAGACCCGCCTGCTCGATATGGCCCTCACCGGTGATGAACAGGTACAGCAACTGGTGGACGAATTCCTCGAATCCGTCTGA
- a CDS encoding response regulator has product MAEIVVLDDVMDAGILIRRILERKGHAVFSFTEEEEALDHIRRNAPALAILDIKLKKMTGVEVLEEIRKISKAVKVIMLTGYPTLETARRCQELGAVDYCVKPIDKEELEEKVARALAD; this is encoded by the coding sequence GTGGCAGAAATAGTTGTGCTCGACGACGTGATGGATGCCGGCATCCTTATCCGCCGCATCCTCGAACGCAAGGGACACGCCGTGTTCTCCTTCACCGAGGAGGAGGAGGCGCTGGACCATATCCGCAGAAACGCGCCCGCGCTGGCCATTCTCGACATCAAGCTCAAGAAGATGACTGGCGTGGAGGTGCTGGAGGAAATCCGCAAGATTTCCAAGGCGGTCAAGGTGATCATGCTGACGGGCTATCCCACGCTCGAAACCGCTCGCCGCTGTCAGGAGCTGGGCGCGGTGGACTATTGCGTGAAGCCCATCGACAAGGAAGAGCTCGAAGAGAAGGTCGCCCGCGCGCTGGCGGACTAG